Proteins co-encoded in one Kribbella solani genomic window:
- a CDS encoding MFS transporter — MGLLSAPDGVDKREYWGFSLFDWANSGYVTTVGTVLFAPYLTSVAETAACGYAGTTDRPCNTNLHVLGLAISPGSLAFYVVTVATLFSALFLPVVGAIADRMARKKLLMCGLAWVGALAACCMVFVGGGRWALGALLLFIGNLCLGAALVVYDSILIDIAPPDQRDAVSSRAWAFGYAGGFILLAINLAVVTAHDALGMSQGTAVRLSLLSAGIWWGLFTIIPFVRLRDRPPVSVEPVRSRGLVRQSFGQLAATLKHIRTYPMTLLFLVAYLFFDDGIQTVISVSSTYGEKQLGFQTQVLIATILMVQFVAFFGAIVFGRVAQRYGAHRTITGGLVIWMLIVIAGFLLPAGKIGPFLAMGFAIGIVLGGTQALSRSAFSQLIPKGREAEYFSLYQAGERGTSWLGTLVFGLVHQITGSYRPAIVALGIFFVIGLALLTRVDMRRGITDAGNRQPTVV; from the coding sequence ATGGGACTTCTCTCCGCCCCGGACGGTGTGGACAAGCGCGAGTACTGGGGGTTCAGCCTCTTCGACTGGGCGAACTCGGGCTATGTCACCACCGTCGGCACGGTGCTGTTCGCTCCGTACCTGACCTCGGTCGCCGAGACCGCGGCCTGCGGGTACGCGGGCACCACCGACCGGCCGTGCAACACCAACCTGCACGTACTCGGGCTGGCGATCTCGCCCGGCTCGCTGGCGTTCTACGTGGTCACGGTCGCGACGCTGTTCTCGGCGCTGTTCCTGCCGGTGGTCGGCGCGATCGCGGACCGGATGGCCCGCAAGAAACTGCTGATGTGCGGTCTCGCGTGGGTCGGCGCGCTGGCCGCGTGCTGCATGGTGTTCGTCGGCGGCGGCCGCTGGGCGCTCGGCGCGTTACTGCTCTTCATCGGCAACCTGTGTCTCGGCGCGGCGCTCGTGGTGTACGACTCGATCCTGATCGACATCGCTCCCCCGGACCAGCGCGACGCGGTGTCGTCACGGGCCTGGGCGTTCGGGTACGCGGGCGGGTTCATCCTGCTCGCGATCAACCTTGCCGTCGTGACCGCGCACGACGCGCTCGGGATGAGCCAGGGCACGGCCGTGCGGCTCAGTCTGCTGAGCGCGGGCATTTGGTGGGGCCTGTTCACGATCATCCCGTTCGTCCGGCTACGGGACCGGCCTCCGGTCAGCGTCGAGCCGGTGCGCAGCCGCGGACTCGTACGCCAGAGTTTCGGGCAGCTGGCGGCGACGCTGAAGCACATTCGTACGTACCCGATGACGCTGTTGTTCCTGGTCGCGTACCTGTTCTTCGACGACGGTATTCAGACCGTGATCTCGGTTTCGTCGACGTACGGCGAGAAGCAGCTCGGGTTCCAGACTCAGGTACTGATCGCGACCATTCTGATGGTGCAGTTCGTCGCGTTCTTCGGCGCGATCGTGTTCGGGCGGGTCGCGCAGCGGTACGGAGCGCACCGGACCATTACCGGCGGTCTGGTGATCTGGATGCTGATCGTGATCGCGGGTTTCCTGCTGCCGGCCGGGAAGATCGGGCCGTTCCTGGCGATGGGATTCGCGATCGGAATTGTCCTCGGTGGTACGCAGGCCTTGTCCCGGTCGGCGTTCAGCCAATTGATTCCGAAAGGGCGCGAAGCGGAGTACTTCTCGCTGTACCAGGCCGGTGAACGCGGTACGTCCTGGCTCGGCACGCTCGTTTTCGGTCTCGTACACCAGATCACCGGCTCGTACCGGCCCGCGATCGTCGCCCTCGGCATCTTCTTCGTGATCGGTCTGGCGTTGCTGACCCGCGTCGACATGCGCCGAGGCATCACCGACGCGGGTAACAGGCAGCCGACCGTCGTCTAG